DNA from Candidatus Paceibacterota bacterium:
TCATCGGCTTTGCCGGCTCGCCGTGGACGCTGGCCAATTTCATGATGGAGGGCGGCGGCGTTAAAGAATACACCCGGGCCAAGGCGCTCTTCTATGCCGAGCCGGCCCTCTTCGCGCGCTTGATGGACAAGCTGACCCGGGCCGTCAGCGCCTGCCTCCAACTCCAAATTGACGCCGGCGCGGATGCAGTCCAGATTTTTGATAGCCTCGGCGGTGTGTTGTCCGACGGCGAGTTCTCAGCCGCCTCGGCGCGCTGGATAAAACAGATCATCGCCTCCCTCAAAGGCAGGGCGCCGGTGATTCTGTTCTCCAAAGGCACGCACGGGAACTGGGATGAGCTGGCCGGCACGGGCGCGCAAGCGCTGGGCGTGGATTGGAACGTGCGCCTCGCGGAAGTCGCCGCCAGGCTGCCGGGCCGCGTGGCCGTGCAGGGCAACCTCGATCCCTTCGTGCTGACAACGACCCCGGCGGTGGTCGCCGCCGAGACGGGGCGCATCCTGCGCCAGATGCGCGGCCGCCCGGGGCACATCTTTAACTTAGGCCACGGCGTGCCGCCAAGCGCCCGGCTGGAGAACATCGAGAGCCTGGTGAACGCGGTCAGAAGTTTCAAAGGCGGCGAATTCCAGCCGCCGACGTCGGCGGTTGCGGTGAGAATGTGATGTGCGCGATGAGAGAGTCCAAATGAGCATGCTGAAAGTAGATCTCGAGCTGGTACGGAAATACAACGTGCCTGGCCCACGCTACACGTCGTACCCGCCCGCGACGCACTTCACCGACGAGATCGAGCCGCAGGCGTTCGTCGAGAAGATTCGCGCCAACAACCTGGCCGACCGGGACCTCTCGCTCTACTTTCACCTGCCGTTCTGCTATTCGCTTTGCTGGTTTTGCGGCTGCACCACCGTGATTACCGCCGACCAGAAGAAGAGCGCGGAGTACGTCAATTACCTGGAGCGGGAAATGGATTTGATGAAGCCGCTGCTCGACCCGAAGCGCAAGGTCGTCCAGCTCCACTTCGGCGGGGGCACGCCCACCTTCTCGCTGCCGGACGAGATCCGGCGCCTGGGCGACCTGATTCACTCGCGGTTCACGCTCGCGCCGGATGTCGAGGCGGGCGTGGAAGTGGACCCGCGCCGGCTCACGCGCGACCACTTGGTCGCCCTGCGCGAAGTGGGCTTCAACCGTGGCTCGATGGGCGTGCAGGACGACGATCCCGCTGTGCAGAAGGCCGTCCACCGCATCCAGCCCTTCGAGATGACCAGGCAGGTCGTCGAATGGATGCGCGAGGTCGGCTTTCATTCCGTCAACATTGACCTGATTTACGGCCTGCCGTACCAGACCCCGCCGTCCTTCGCCCGAACATTGGAGGAGATTCTAACGCTGAAGCCGGACCGGTTTGCCGTGTTCAATTACGCGCACGTGCCGTGGATGAAGCCGGCGCAGAAGATCCTGAAACCCGAAATGCTGCCCTCGCCGGAGACCAAGCTCGAGCTGCTCAAACTGACCATCGAACGGCTCACCGCCGAAGGCTATGTCTATATCGGGATGGACCACTTCGCGCGGGCCGAGGACGAGCTGACACTGGCGCAACGGCAAAAGACGCTGCAAAGGAATTTTCAGGGCTACAGCACGCGCGGCGGGGCGGACATCTACGCGTTCGGCATGTCGTCCATCTCCCAGGCGCAGGACTTCTACTGGCAAAACCACAAGGAACTGCCCGCCTACTACGCGGCGCTGGACGCCGGCACGCTGCCTTTGCACCGCGGCTACCTCATGACCGGGGAAGACAAAATCCGCCGCACGACAATCATGCGCCTCATGTGCGACCTGGGACTGGACTACGCGGACATGACCCAGCGGCTGGGGCTGGACTTCAAGGAGCACTTCGCGCCGGAGCTGGAATCGCTCAACGACATGGAGGCTGACGGGCTGCTGGCCAGGACACCGCGCGGACTGCAGGTGACGGACCTGGGGCGATTGCTCATCCGCAACATCGCGATGCGGTTCGACGCCTACTCCACCACGCGCAAGGAGAACCGGTTTTCGCGCACGATATGAGAACCGTCGCAATTGTAGGGGCCGGCATCACAGGCCTGACCGCCGCCTTTTATCTCAAGCGCAAGGGCGTGCCGGTCACCGTCTATGAGGCCGGCGACCGCGTGGGCGGCGCCATCCAGTCCATCCGTGCGGAGGGTTACCTGGCCGAGTTCGGACCCAACACCATCCTGGAGACCTCGCCCAAAGTTGCCCAACTGGTTCGCGACGCGGGCCTGGCGTCGCGGCGGCTCGATCCTGACCCCCGGGCCTCCGCGCGCTACGTGGTCCGCTACCAGCGCCCGATCGCCATGCCAGGCTCCCCGCTGGGCTTCTTCGCCACCCACCTGTTCACCGCCCGGGCAAAGCTGGCCGTGTTGCGCGAGCCGTTCGTGCCGCCTCGCCGCGACGGCAAGGAAGAGAGCGTTGCTGAATTCGTCCTGCGCCGGCTGGGGCGGGAATTCCTGGACCATGCCATTGATGCGCTGGTGGCGGGCGTCTATGCGGGCGACCCCTACAAACTGTCGGTGCCGCAGGCATTTCCGAAGCTGGGCCAGCTTGAGGCGCGTTACGGCTCGCTGATCAAGGGGCAGCTCTTCGGCGCCCGCGAGCGCAAGCGGCGCGGTGAGATCGCCAAAGACCGCGCCCCGAAGTTCTCCTTCGACGGGGGCCTGCAGGTGCTGCCCGATACTTTGCGCGAGGGCTTGGGCGAGGCGGTGCGCCTGCACACCACCGTCACGCGCCTGACCCAAACGCCCGACGGGTGGACACTCGATCTGCGTCCGCAAGGCCGGCAAACGCGTGCCGAGCACAGCGCGGTGGTTTACGCGGGCACGGCTTTCAAGCTGGCGGAGCTGGAGGTCCAGTCCGCCGTGCCGCTGCACTTTAACACGTTCGCCGGCATTCGTTACCCCCCGGTAGCCAGCGTCGTGCTGGGGTTCCGGCGCGAGGATGTGGCCCACCCATGCGAAGGGTTCGGCATGCTGATTCCCAAAGTCGAGGGCTTCAAAATCCTGGGCACGATCTTCTCCTCCTCGCTGTTTCCGAACCGCGCCCCGGCCGGGTGCCTGACCCTGACCAGCTACGTCGGAGGCGAACGGAACCCGGAACTGGCCTCCCTGCCGCCGGAAAAGCTGTTCGCGCTCACTTGCGAAGACCTGCGCGTGCTGCTGGGCGTCCACGGCCGGCCGACCTTCGAGCACAGCGTCTATTATCCGCACGCTATCCCCCAATACAACGTGGGCTACGGCCAATTCCGCGAGCTGATGACCGACATCGAGCAGAAGGCCCCGGGGCTTTTCTTCGCCGGGCACTATCGCGACGGCATCTCGCTGAGCGACACGATAATGTCCGGCTGCAAGGTGGCGGACCGGGTTGAAGAGTATCTGGCGTCCGCGACCCAC
Protein-coding regions in this window:
- the hemN gene encoding oxygen-independent coproporphyrinogen III oxidase, whose protein sequence is MLKVDLELVRKYNVPGPRYTSYPPATHFTDEIEPQAFVEKIRANNLADRDLSLYFHLPFCYSLCWFCGCTTVITADQKKSAEYVNYLEREMDLMKPLLDPKRKVVQLHFGGGTPTFSLPDEIRRLGDLIHSRFTLAPDVEAGVEVDPRRLTRDHLVALREVGFNRGSMGVQDDDPAVQKAVHRIQPFEMTRQVVEWMREVGFHSVNIDLIYGLPYQTPPSFARTLEEILTLKPDRFAVFNYAHVPWMKPAQKILKPEMLPSPETKLELLKLTIERLTAEGYVYIGMDHFARAEDELTLAQRQKTLQRNFQGYSTRGGADIYAFGMSSISQAQDFYWQNHKELPAYYAALDAGTLPLHRGYLMTGEDKIRRTTIMRLMCDLGLDYADMTQRLGLDFKEHFAPELESLNDMEADGLLARTPRGLQVTDLGRLLIRNIAMRFDAYSTTRKENRFSRTI
- the hemE gene encoding uroporphyrinogen decarboxylase; translation: MKKRVATSIKRPPASAPRLAGALTGRQRFLHACHCRPVDRPPVWLMRQAGRALPEYRALKEQHSFLELVQTPELAAEVTLQPIRRFGFDAAILFCDILVVAEGLGQRYQFRDRGGIEMEFLLKSAADIARLDVAAVTERLQYVAQALPLIKSALDGRAALIGFAGSPWTLANFMMEGGGVKEYTRAKALFYAEPALFARLMDKLTRAVSACLQLQIDAGADAVQIFDSLGGVLSDGEFSAASARWIKQIIASLKGRAPVILFSKGTHGNWDELAGTGAQALGVDWNVRLAEVAARLPGRVAVQGNLDPFVLTTTPAVVAAETGRILRQMRGRPGHIFNLGHGVPPSARLENIESLVNAVRSFKGGEFQPPTSAVAVRM
- the hemG gene encoding protoporphyrinogen oxidase; protein product: MRTVAIVGAGITGLTAAFYLKRKGVPVTVYEAGDRVGGAIQSIRAEGYLAEFGPNTILETSPKVAQLVRDAGLASRRLDPDPRASARYVVRYQRPIAMPGSPLGFFATHLFTARAKLAVLREPFVPPRRDGKEESVAEFVLRRLGREFLDHAIDALVAGVYAGDPYKLSVPQAFPKLGQLEARYGSLIKGQLFGARERKRRGEIAKDRAPKFSFDGGLQVLPDTLREGLGEAVRLHTTVTRLTQTPDGWTLDLRPQGRQTRAEHSAVVYAGTAFKLAELEVQSAVPLHFNTFAGIRYPPVASVVLGFRREDVAHPCEGFGMLIPKVEGFKILGTIFSSSLFPNRAPAGCLTLTSYVGGERNPELASLPPEKLFALTCEDLRVLLGVHGRPTFEHSVYYPHAIPQYNVGYGQFRELMTDIEQKAPGLFFAGHYRDGISLSDTIMSGCKVADRVEEYLASATHRTATMPA